One genomic window of Elaeis guineensis isolate ETL-2024a chromosome 2, EG11, whole genome shotgun sequence includes the following:
- the LOC105046311 gene encoding F-box/kelch-repeat protein At1g23390, translating into MRRREGKGEEEEREAPLHGDVLEAIVSHVSTIDLVPASHVSKAWRGAVLSFLRRSPRRAPWLLLHLQGRRDPSKASTHAYDPHSRAWCLIPHVPRLPPRLSLPLRSSPLLHALSISRLALSADPFGATWRELEPPRVWRRDPVVAAVGPAVVVVAGGACEFEDDPCAVEVHRGGGWEAAETMPEAFKGSAAATWLSVAASDRAVYVLEKQAGWASRFDPETGQWGPTRLLRPDPTVCLSAVGFIDADHLVLVGVCGSDSDSGWRPESVRLWEVNVETLEVGSEVGRMGKEMVNGLVGKEEEGSYSWGMWSIGFASMAGFGYVYNPADPRKDIFLCEFERTGKGSGDGCRWERIPSPPPAVEANPAHRMVFRCSTVGMDDLKMVLRTPTR; encoded by the coding sequence atgagaaggagagagggaaagggcgaagaagaggaaagagaagCTCCCCTCCATGGAGATGTGCTGGAGGCTATCGTCTCGCACGTGTCCACTATAGATCTCGTGCCTGCCTCGCACGTCTCTAAGGCGTGGCGCGGCGCCGTCCTCTCCTTCCTCCGCCGCTCCCCGCGCCGCGCCCCCTGGCTTCTCCTCCACCTCCAGGGCCGCCGCGACCCCTCCAAGGCCTCGACCCACGCCTACGATCCCCACTCCCGCGCGTGGTGCCTCATCCCGCACGTGCCGCGCCTCCCCCCTCGCCTCTCCCTCCCCCTCCGTTCCTCTCCCCTCCTCCACGCCCTCTCCATCTCCCGCCTCGCCCTCTCCGCCGACCCCTTCGGCGCCACGTGGCGCGAGCTGGAACCCCCACGCGTGTGGCGCCGGGACCCGGTGGTCGCCGCCGTGGGCCCCGCCGTCGTCGTGGTGGCCGGCGGCGCGTGCGAATTCGAGGACGACCCTTGTGCCGTCGAGGTGCACCGCGGTGGCGGGTGGGAGGCGGCGGAGACGATGCCGGAGGCCTTCAAAGGTTCGGCGGCCGCCACGTGGCTGTCGGTGGCGGCCTCAGACCGGGCGGTCTACGTGCTGGAGAAGCAGGCCGGGTGGGCCAGCCGCTTCGATCCGGAGACCGGACAGTGGGGCCCGACTCGGCTGCTGCGCCCGGATCCGACCGTGTGCCTCTCAGCCGTCGGCTTCATCGACGCCGACCATCTGGTCCTGGTTGGGGTTTGCGGGTCGGATTCGGATTCGGGTTGGAGGCCGGAGAGCGTGAGGCTGTGGGAAGTGAACGTCGAGACGCTGGAGGTGGGAAGCGAGGTGGGAAGAATGGGGAAGGAGATGGTGAATGGATTGGttgggaaggaggaggaggggtcGTACTCGTGGGGAATGTGGTCGATCGGGTTCGCGAGCATGGCGGGTTTCGGGTACGTTTATAATCCGGCAGATCCGAGGAAGGATATATTCTTGTGCGAGTTTGAGAGGACGGGCAAGGGGAGTGGGGATGGGTGCAGGTGGGAAAGAATTCCGAGTCCGCCGCCGGCGGTGGAAGCCAATCCGGCTCATAGGATGGTGTTCAGGTGTTCCACGGTCGGGATGGATGATCTTAAAATGGTTCTGCGGACGCCGACAAGATAG